From Advenella kashmirensis WT001, the proteins below share one genomic window:
- a CDS encoding integrase core domain-containing protein → MTASGALEHALIARFGTLGRVPVPFLLRSDNGLVFTSLRDTALVHSYGLRQKCITPHCPQQNGIVERVILTLKEQCAHGHRFETL, encoded by the coding sequence ATGACTGCCAGCGGTGCGCTGGAGCATGCGCTGATCGCTCGGTTTGGTACGCTGGGGCGTGTGCCCGTGCCGTTCCTGCTTAGATCCGATAACGGCCTGGTATTCACAAGCCTCCGCGACACAGCTTTGGTTCACAGCTACGGGCTTCGACAGAAGTGTATTACGCCACATTGCCCTCAGCAAAATGGCATAGTGGAACGAGTGATTTTAACCCTCAAAGAGCAATGCGCCCATGGCCATCGCTTCGAAACGCTGTAG
- the trhA gene encoding PAQR family membrane homeostasis protein TrhA: MQYGEQFNCLTHLLGLVLALFGAVWLLSVVSSGGSAAQLVGAAVFFIATVLLYLLSFGFHASREPSKKYWQKFDHCSIFIMIAGTVTPFVLKTEMNRRRMYQCSQS; the protein is encoded by the coding sequence ATGCAGTACGGTGAACAGTTTAATTGTTTGACGCATTTGTTAGGTTTGGTTTTAGCGCTGTTTGGCGCAGTTTGGCTTCTGAGCGTCGTGTCGTCTGGGGGTAGTGCTGCTCAATTAGTGGGCGCTGCAGTCTTTTTTATTGCAACCGTTTTGCTCTACTTATTGTCGTTCGGCTTTCATGCTAGCCGGGAGCCCTCTAAAAAATACTGGCAAAAGTTTGATCATTGCTCCATATTTATCATGATCGCTGGAACGGTGACGCCCTTTGTTTTGAAAACAGAGATGAACAGGCGACGCATGTACCAATGTTCGCAGTCGTGA